A single genomic interval of Lepidochelys kempii isolate rLepKem1 chromosome 13, rLepKem1.hap2, whole genome shotgun sequence harbors:
- the LOC140897009 gene encoding olfactory receptor 6B1-like yields MENIEWRNQTTITEFILLGFGDLQELQTPLFLLFLVTYIVTMAGNILIVVLVVTDRHLHTPMYFFLGNLSCLETCYTSTILPRLLASLLTGDRTISFSGCITQLSFFVFMVTAECLLLLLMSYDRYLAICNPLHYATLMSSRFCIQILPGSWIIAFFCSTVITFMMAGLTFCGPNKIDHFFCDFTPMLKVSCSDTSLIELVDLILSFAIILPTLLLTLTSYVCIIITILRIPSTTGRQKAFSTCSSHLIVVATFYGSLIIIYMAPKAGSAGDLHKVFSVFYTVLTPLVNPLIYSLRNKEVKEALKKAGGKLADFIRR; encoded by the coding sequence ATGGAAAATATAGAGTGGAGAAATCAAACAACCATCACAGAATTCATCCTACTGGGATTCGGGGATCTCCAGGAACTGCAGACCCCTCTCTTCCTGCTTTTCCTAGTAACCTACATTGTGACCATGGCTGGGAACATCCTCATTGTGGTCCTAGTTGTGACTGATCGgcaccttcacacccccatgtacttcttcctggggaacttgtcctgcttggagacctgctacacctccaccatcctgcccAGGCTGCTGGCCAGCCTCCTGACTGGGGACAGAACCATTTCCTTTAGCGGCTGCATCACACAACTATCCTTCTTTGTATTCATGGTGACTGCTGAGTGTTTACTCTTATTACTCATGTCTTATGACCGCTACTTAGCAATATGCAATCCCTTGCATTATGCAACACTTATGAGCAGCCGGTTTTGCATCCAGATATTGCCTGGCTCTTGGATAATTGCCTTCTTTTGCAGCACTGTGATAACTTTTATGATGGCCGGGTTAACATTCTGTGGTCCCAACAAAATTGaccatttcttttgtgatttcacCCCAATGCTCAAAGTCTCCTGCAGTGACACCAGCCTGATTGAACTGGTGGATCTAATCCTGTCATTTGCAATTATACTTCCTACCCTCCTGTTAACCCTGACGTCCTATGTTTGCATCATCATCACCATCCTGAGAATCCCCTCCACCACCGGGaggcaaaaggccttttccacctgTTCCTCCCACCTCATTGTGGTTGCTACTTTCTATGGGTCACTCATTATTATTTACATGGCACCAAAAGCCGGCAGTGCAGGAGACCTGCACAAAGTGTTCTCTGTTTTCTACACAGTCCTGACTCCCTTGGTCAATCctctcatctacagcctgagaaacaaggaGGTCAAAGAGGCTTTGAAGAAAGCTGGAGGCAAACTGGCTGATTTTATAAGGAGGTGA